ATATGAGGAATTATGAGTTTTATGGActacttatatataatatatattaatttacattcatACTTGCTAAACTGAAGAGCATCTTTGTAACATTTGAAGTGTCTTGTACACTGAAGGCATAAATCACACTTTGGACACTACTTCCACCCACTGCCACCAGCAAAAGGCAGTGGGGCAGGTTGGCTACAAGATGGGACCCAGGACtaggaagttgtttttttttttgactaggaAGTTTTGATACAGAAGACTGGAAGTTTTGGGGAGGGCCAACAATAGCCCTTGGGCCTATTTTTGTCGATGAAGTTTTGTTAAAACACACCACATGCATTCTTTTGCAGATCATCAAAACTGAAATATGTGCTATGTGGCCCTTTGTAGAAAAAGCTTGCCAGCCCTTGAACTAGAAGAGAGTTGTATCCTAGGGAACTGCACCAGGTGGGCAGGGTTTGGGGGTACGGTCAAGAGTAGGGAATGTGACCAGGGCAACTCACATAAGCTTTGCTTACTTCAGAGTTTTGCCTGAACTTGATTGTGCCTGGCAATCACACAGGTGCACACAAATCAATGTAAATCTCCCATCCCTGCATCTGAGCACTGGGTGGCAATTAGGAGACtcagtttattaatatttatttatttattttttggctgcgccacgaggcttgtgggatcttagttccctgactagggattgaacctacactcTCCCGGCAGTGATAGTGgccgagtcctaaccacgggacaaccagggaattctcaAGGAGACTCGGTTTCTAGGCAAGGCTTTGTCATTCACTAGCATGTGGCCTAACCTCTCTCACCTTCAACTTTTCATCTGAAAATCGAGATAGAAATACCCAGAGGTGGTTGTGAGATTAAATGAGTACAGTGAGTGAAATACACATCACCCGAAGCACACAAAACAAGTTAGTATTGTCGTAGTCTTATTACTGATCTAACCCAGACCACAATCCTGAAAGGCACACACTGTCCTTCTGTTTCAGAACTCAGACCCTGAGGCTATCTGACTTGTCCAAGGCCACGTCTCTCCCAAGACAGGGTTTGGGTCTTTCTGGCACAAATGCACGTGCCTTTCCATTGCCCCATTCTGGccattttttattacaaaaaactataaaattaaaaattttaattaccaAGAAATGACAGCTCATTGTAAAAGTTTCCAACaatacagaaagataaaaaatgaaaagcaaagggtCCTTACCCTGCGTCCCCTTGCTGGGGGCGGGGAATCTCCACAGTGGTAAGAAAGCAAACCTCTTGCTTCTCTGAACATGGCTGCAGGGGGGGCCTGGCTCTACCATGACAAAGACCCTGAGAGGAGGGTTGGTCAAGGAGtgattgaggggcttccctggtggtccagtgcttaagattcCGCACTTCTACTAcaggggcatggatttgatccctggttggggaactaagatcctgcatgccccatgGCACAGCCATGTGTAGGAAAGCCCTTGAACACAAGGAAACACCCTGAAAATATTCGCTATGATTTTGACTTCCATCGTGGAGCTCAGAATGGTCGAGGCCTCACCTAAGGCCAGCACACAATTGGGAGCTCTTAGAGGCCTTCCTGTTCCATCTCTGCCACGTCCCTAATAACAGTACCCCAGCCTCTGCTTGCACACTTTCAGGGACAGGGAGCTCATTACTGCACGAGGCTGTCCCTTCCACTGTGGGCAATTCTGTCTGTTAAAGAGTTCTTCATACAGACCCCAAACCTGCCACTCAGTAACTTCCTGGTTTCAGAGTGAGGGTTGTAAGTGGAGCAATAGGGGCTGGACTCCGGGTTCACAGGCTCTGAGTCCAGTACCCCTTTcctttcagcactcagcctctcTGCAAGACACAGGCTTCCCTTTCCCAGCTTTTCATGGCTTGGGCAGAAGGTGGGCAGAAGCAGGCCTGTGTTTCCTGCTTCCCTGACCTTATTGGTAGGGCTGGCAGGGCCAGGCGGAGAGTCAGCTGCTGAACATATGGGGAGTCCTGGGGAAATATCCTGCAGCAATATCTTGTACCACCTTCCCCCATGGCCAATCCCTCCAAGACTCAATGAGGGCACCGCCTCCCCCAGGAAGCCTTTCTGCTGCCTTTGCCTGGCCGCTCTCCTGTCTGTGAGTCCATAATGTCCCGTCCAGATGTGCTGTCCCCGAGTATATGTCATGATGGCACCATGATTTCCCTATAGTGATGGTAGTaacaatgtgtgtgttagttgttcagtcgtgtccgactctttgtgaccccatggggtgtagcccatcaggttcatgtgattttctaggcaagaatactggagtgggttgccatttccttctccaggggatcttcctgacccagggatcaaacctgggtctcctgcattgcaggcagactctttacctaatctgagctaccagggaagccttggtaataataataatagtaataatagctggcatttactgagtgtttactatgtgccaggcagtgttgAGTGCCTTACATACCTGCATTTATTTAAGTCCACATCAATTCCATGGAGGTGGGAGCTATTATAACTACTACGGATCAAGGGTCATGTTGAATCCTTCCTCCCAGATCCTACATATTTGAGACGGTGGGGCAGGATTCCAGCCTGTGTCCTCAACGGTGCGCTCCCATCAGGACGGGCTTCTATCTTACTGAGTTCTGAATCCTCAGTCTATCACAGCACCTACTCGGTGCTCAGTAAGTTTCCAAGAataaagggaaggagaaaggcacTCGATGCCTCCAAATCTACCTCTATTCCTTATCTAGGCGCCTTAAAGCTCATTCAAATTACGCCCCTGTTCCTAGGGGGTTGTGTCTCAACTACACACATCTTGTAACCATACCCACCAAACTGGAAAAGGGCTGAAGTTTGAGGATCACAGTGACGGCTGGAACCAAAGTACCTGTGAAGTGATAGCAATAAGCCATTTACACTCCACTGGGGGGTTGCCTTATCGGATTTGATAAACCAGTGGGGTAGGTAGGTTGGACTATGAAGGACTATGAGGGATGTCCAGGAGACAAAAGCAGGTGGGCGCCAAGGGGGCGGGGCTCAGCGTCTCCTGGGCCCTTGGGGgctccgggggcggggccggggcggggcctagACAGACGGGCTCAGGCGGCCACGCCCCCCGCCCAGGACGGCTACATCGACTTCATGGAGTACGTGGCGGCGCTGAGCCTGGTCCTCAAGGGGAAGGTGGAACAGAAGCTGCGCTGGTACTTCAAGCTCTATGACGTGGACGGCAACGGATGCATCGACCGCGACGAGCTGCTCACCATCATCCGGGTAACTCCAGGTGCCGAGGgccgggcaggggcggggccgagCTGAGAGCCGGGGCTGGGTCTTCAGCCGGCTGGGGTCTGTCCGCGCGCTCGGAAGGGGGCGGGATTGAGACTTAGGGTCCCCGCGGAGGTTCGGGCCTTCACCAGCTGCGTGACCTGGGCCAGGttcccctgggcctcagtttcctcttctgcacCAAGAGCTGTAGATGCGCATCCCCAGCTCCGTCTGAGGCCCCGGGACACCTTGACTTCTACTCCCGTCGCTCCCCGACTGTCCCGTCGGGAGCTTGCTGAGCTCTCTCTGCCCCATCCACCGCTGAGACGAGTTAGGACCGATCCTCTcacttctccttcttccctcccaggCCATCCGAGCCATTAACCCCTGCAGCGACTCGACCATGACCGCCGAGGAGTTCACGGATACAGTGTTCTCCAAGATTGACGTCAATGGGGATGGTGAGGCCGCGCTGGGGCTCCCCAGGGGAGGGTCACTGGGGGTGTCACCAGGCTCAgagggggagagggcaggaggcGAGAGGGAGGCACAAAGGGGCCACTGCTGGCCACCTCCTCCGCCTGCCTCCGCCCTGGCCACGGAGCTGGCTTTGGGGATGTCTGCACCAGACTTTGGTCTCTGGCTCCTTGGCCGGCTCTGTTCACAGCCACTTCCTCCAGCCTTGGTTCTCTCCCCCTTACAAGACTGTAGCTCTGGGCCGGGTCAGCAGACGTGAACGCCTCCTGCCCATGATGCCCTTTCTTTCTACCCCAGGGGAACTCTCCCTAGAGGAGTTCATGGAGGGCGTCCAGAAGGACCAGATGCTCTTGGACACGCTGACCCGAAGCCTGGACCTTACCCGCATTGTGCGCAGGCTCCAGAATGGAGAGCAGGATGAGGAGGGGGCTAGcggcagggaaactgaggccgcgGAGGCTGACGGCTGAGCTCACTGCCTGCTCTTTGTGTACTGGGGAGGGTGTGTACGGTGGTGCCTGgtgtttcattgttgttttaatgcTAGATAGAGTCTACTGAAATTAAAGGCCCAGCTCACTTCTTAGGGGTCCATGGTAGCAGCACAGGGGCAGGAGTCCAGaaaggggctggggggggggggtgcgttCTGGAACTCTCTGTGTGACTCAGCTGGTGGTGACTGCTTCTTGCAGCCTTCAGCATCCGTCAGGCTCCTCCCTACCCCCTTCCTGCACCTCCCCCAGCTTTTACCAGCTTTTCCACTGAGCTTCTCTGGTTCCATGCTGTTTTAGACACAGAAGCTCTGAGGCATTCCCAGGACTCCAGTGGGACCCTGCAGATCTGGTGGCTGCAGCCTTCATCTGAGTACTGTCACATGCCCGCCCTGCCCCCAGCATCCCAGAGCCTATTAGAGTGGTCTGTGTTGATTCATTCCTCCCTTCAACAAGCGTTTCTCGAACAGCTACTTATATTAATGCTAGATGTTACACGTGCAAAGAAGAGGACAGTTTGCATTCTCAAGAAACTCACAGCATCCTTATCAAACAATATGCCAAGAGAACTTATGATACTATAGACAGTCCTCCTTAATCCATCGGGAACCTGTATTTATTCAGAAGTGACTACACAACACCCTCATTCTTCCCCTGCTGGCCCCTCAGTGCCATGTGGTATCACATGGTACCCCATAGGATGGCGACTCATTGTTAATGGCAAGTGTCCCAACCATCCCTGATCTAGCCTAAATCCCTCTTACCACAGTAAGACCTGACACCCGTTGGGAAGTGGAACAGTCTCTTACAGGGGGCCCTCTCCCCATTCTTTGCACACTCCAGCTTTAGGAACACCTGACCAAGACCCTGGGGAGAGACACAGGCTGGACTAGTTGTGATCACTTTTTTCAGAGATGCTCTTTCCTTCTGAACTTTGAGTCTTCACTTCAGCTGGGTGTAGGGGAGGTTCTGGGAGCAAATGAAAATccaagggggtgggagggagcaaaCAAGGGGAAAGTAGGGGGTGGAGCCCCAGCCTGTAGCGAGCCCCCTGGGATGGAAGAGAGGGGGCATTTAGTTCACACCTGTCCTGTCCATCATGCGGACCACTCTAGACTGGAAGTCAGCCGGTGCCAGAGCACAGACATGGACGGAAAGTGGAGCTCAATGCCAGGGGCAAAAGGGAGTTGACATTTCTGCTGCTTCTCTTGGTGGCTGCCTCTTGGGAAATGCTGGAGGTCAGAGCTGGGAGGGTATCTGGATAGAATTGGGACATTTCCTCAACCTCATTCACATACCATCTTCATGATTTGGAACATATCTGTGTCCCAGCTGGATTACTGTTACTTTTTAATTGACTATTTTTTTAaccttacatttatttttacagtTAACTTTATATGGATATCATGCCCATGAAATCACAGGATCTACAAATTAGTTTTATTCTTCATACTTCAACACAAAAACATATCTATTCACATGGATTTCTTTTTTGAGTTCCTCAGTACAGCCCCCTGCAACCAGagtgactgctttttttttttttctttattttttggctgcactgcatgacttataggatcttagttcctgaccagggattgaatccaagccctcagcagtgaaagtgcagagtcctaacccatGGATTGCCAGAGTGACTGCCTTTTAATCTAGTTTCTGTATGGAGGTTGCACATAGAGTTTGTATAACAAAAAGAATCCCATATCTAAAAAAGTAATAATCTGAAAACTGCTTGTCGAGTCCAGCCTGCTCATGGTGCAGACAAAACATCTAGGTCAGGGAAAAGAAATGCCTGCCATGGGTCACACAGGAGTTGGAGGCAGAGCCTGTCCTAGAACCCAGGCTGGCCGGCCCCAGTTCTCCCCAGAGATAGAAGAAAGGTTCCTCCATCCTTTAAGGAGACATACTTGGCTTGTGGACTTGTGATGGTGAATTGTGGAGGGTCCATTCTGGGGGTCAGGGTGGGAGAGCTGAGTGTGAGGGATGATGGGTAGGGAGGATTGGAAGGGGCTGGCGGAGCAGCACCAGGGCAGAGCTGAAACAGCCCCTTTAAGTACAGTCTACCCCCTCCAAGGGCAGGAAGAACAGTCCTCGGGATCCTGGGGGGGATGTAATTGTTATACATCCCTTCTCCCCAATTCCTACCTTTCCTTCAGAGTCAACAACACCTGCCAGCCCCACCCTTCTACTAGTCAGTTTCACACTATGTGGGCATTCTCATTGCTAATTTCATCTACGGAACCCCTACCCCTAGATCTCCCTGCTTCCAACTAAGAACCAGGTAGGAATCTGTGGGAACCCCACAGTCACCTAGCAAGGCATAGCTTTCCCAGAAGCAGCTGAAGGGGGAGAGGAAGCCAAGTCCCTTCAGTACCCAATGAATCCTCCCAATGGAATAGCCCTATTGGCCATTTCAGACTAAtgacccctgccctccccactcaGCTCCACTCCTTGCAAGGGGATGCCAGGAAGTTCAAGCCAGGATAAGAGTGGGCATAAGCAGGTTGAACCAGGGACCCTCCCACTGCTCTGGAAACCTGGTGAGTCTGGAGTTTTGGAGGTCTCCCAGGACCCCGGAGCCCTCAGAACATGGCACTTTTCCGCCTCTGCTGAGAGATCCAGCTACTGGGGTTCAGATCCATCTGCAGCATCTTCATCACCCACTTGTCACGACGGGCACCTTCAACGAACTCATTCAGGGATAGCTGGCCTGAGCAAGGAGTAGGAGAAACAGTCATGCCAGGTCGGGGAATGAAGAAATGGGGTGGGGATGTACACAGACGAGCCTGCGGTCTCAGGGCCTGAGCTTGGGCTTTCCTCCAGGAGTCTCCTGGAACCTCCAAGGGTTTCTTCAAGGGACTTGCTTTGCAAATTAATTCAAGTTTTACTTTTGCACGTGGGACCCTTGAAATGTTCTTTTGCAAATGAATTCATTCAAGTTTTACTCCTGCACATGGGACCCTTAAAATGTTTTTGAGGGCTCTTCTGGGTGTGTTCCCAGCCAACTGCCTCTTTGCacagcctggggctggggcgcTGAGCTACAGCGAGTACATGACCCCATTTACTCCTTTCAGTTATTCTTATTCccattttccaggtgaggaaactaagatcaggCTGAGAGGGTAAATGAAGCATCCTGGTCTGCCTGACTCCAAAGCTCCTCTTCCTCCACGGCACTTGCCTGGCAACTCCAGCAGGAGTTTTTAATCCCGCTTACAAgcctcacagggcttccctggtggctcagcggtaaataatccacctgcaatgcaggagacgcaggagatgctggttcgatccctgggtcgtgaagatccccgggaggaggacatggcaagtcactccagtattcttgcctggagaatccccatggacagaggagcctggcgggctacagtccatagggtcgcaaagagttggacatgactgaagcgacttagcacgcacacactagCCTCACATGCTAGTGACAGCCTTGTTATTTTATGTTCTCTTCTCCACACCCATCTCACTGCCGGGAAGTGAAGGGCCTAGTCTAAGGTGACGTGGAGGAAGTGGGGTGACCCAGGATGGGGAGACCCCGCCCCTGCCCCACCATCGTCTCTACTCCAGTTACCATCTCCATTTTCATCCACCAGAAGGAAGATCCTGTCCACGACCTCCTCGGGCGTGAGCAGCTTGCCTTGCTGCTCGGCCTCCATCTCCATACTGCAGGCTTTCTTCAGCTTGTAGATGGACTGTGGGAGGGAAGCCAGTAACATCCCAGAGACCCTGCACGCTCTGGACCCCCCCACACAACCCACGTCCCTCGGCACCTCGTCCTCAGCACTGCCCCCCAGTCTGTACATCTGAGGATCACGGGACCGAGGTCCAGACTAAAAGTGACCTGTGCTAAGGCTGTTTCCTCAGGGTTTCACAGCCTAATTCCCACCGAGGAGTTCCTGGCTTCACCCACTGCCCCATTCCCACACCATTGGTGTTTCCACTGTGAGCATCAGAGCTGACACCCAAAACCTCTAACGAAGGCACAGTGATGGCCTAACCTCCACTTTACAGGGAAGACATGGAGACTTCAGTAgatttgtgggtgtgtgtgaagtgtatgtgtgtgagataGGATGATGGGAGATACAGGTGTTTGGGCTGCAGAGATAAAGCACAGGTGTCTCCCTTGCCCTGTTTCTGGCAATGAGGCAATGTTCAGAAGTGAAAAGGGGCAGAGACAGACCGACGTGAGGAGTATCCTCAGTCCTTGGCTGGGGCTCTCCTAGGACAGAGGTGTGAACTAGGGGTCCCCACACCTCACTGCCCAGCAAGCACGTGGCACAAAGCAGGCACCACTACAGGCAGCCCAGCATCTCCTGGTGGATGAACTTGAGCGAACCACACGACCTCCACGGGCcgatttccttttctgtaaaatgggccaaCATCTCCCTCCTCAGAGTGAAGCTCTGGACAGTAAGAGGCTAATGAGGGTTTCGTGCAGATTCTGAGCCAGAGCACTTTTTCCCCTTGCTCATTCTTTCTAATAGTCAATCAGCTTTGTTGATCTTTCCAGAGAACCTACTTTTGCTTTCAATGACTCCTTGAGCGTTTGTGTTCTGTTTTGTTAATTTCCATTCTTTATTAattctcttcttttgctttctttggccttttttttttttaatttgttgagatGACTTCTTGGATTGTTGATTTTCATTTCAGTCTGTTATTTTCTAGTACATACATTTTAAGGCTACAGATGTTTCTGCAAGCTCAGCTTTAGCTGCATTCCAAAGTTTTGTTATGTTAGTATCATTACTCAGTTCATgatatcttgtgtgtgtgtgatactgGTTTTTTTGATTCATGGAGTATTAGGAAGTAGTGTAATTTTCAAACAGATGGGGATTTTCTCATTCTCCTTTTGTAATTGATATCCAGCTTGATTTCTTGGTAGTTGGAAAGCACACTCTGAATGATCCCAatgccccttcccacccccaggcccaggggccccACTTCAGCATCCAGCATGCCCAGGTGCCCCCACCCCTCAGCGGACACTGACCTCCACGATGTCCAGCAGCTCCTGGCGGTCGATGCAGCCATTGCGGTCCTTGTCGTAGATCTTGAAGGTCCACTTGAGCTTGTGCTCCAGCGTGCCCCTCAACACAAGGTTCAGGGCTGCCACGTACTCCAGGAAGTCAATGGTGTTGTCCTGCATTGGGGGTGGGAGCTGTGAGGCTCCCTTCAGCCCCCCCACCCCGTCTCCTGGGAGCACTGGTAGGAACTCTATTCCAGGTCACCCTCCCTGAAACTCAGGGCTTGGCCTCCCTGGTGCATGCATGTGCCTCTGCATCTGTGCTCGTGGTGTTTTCTGCCCTGGGATTCATTCTCAGTCTCCGTGATCACCCAGTCCCACCTGTCCTTCAAGGCTCAGCTCAATGGTCCCCTCCTACAGGAAGCCTTCCTTCTCAAACCACTTCAGCCACAGTGACCGCCCTCTCCTTCTTCCGACACTCCCAGCTGTTGTTTTAGTAGctaaaacagtcaatcctaaagggaatcaaccctgaatattcattggaaggactgatgctgaagctgaagctccaagactttggccacctaatgtgaagagccgactcactggaaaagaccctgatgtccgaaagattgaaggcaagaggagaagggggtgacagaggatagcatcgctgactcaatagacatgagtttgagcaaattctgggagacagtgagggatagggaatcctgatgggctacagtccatggggttgcaaagagtcggacatgacttagtgactgaacaacaacaagatggactgtagcccaccaggctcctctgtccatgggatttcccaggcaagaatactagaatgggttgccatttccttctccaggggatctttctggcccagggatccaacccacgtctttaccactgagccacaaggaaagccaagCACCTACCGTCTCTTCTACCCTCAACTGCTCTGTACGTGTGTCTCACTCTCCAGCAACAGTCTATCCtccaggagaaaggagaggggtttacattgcttctgtttctccTCCACGCCTAGTACAGTGCAACTTCTGCCCAGAGTCTCATAACTATTTAcaaatttataaagaaatgatTGACTTAAGTCTGACTATAAGattaacatagttttgaaaggaGATTAGAAAGCAGGACCTCACATATTTCAAGGTTGGGACCTCAGCTCTCAAATCCCAAATCAGAAATGGGAATCATCAACTCCCCCAGGAGCATCTGTCATTCCCATGACTTTGTAATCAGGATGGCATCACTAGCCCAGAGCCCCTCTGTCCCACTGGGTCAGGCTGAGTGGGAGCCTCAACCCCTGTTCAAGGGGTGCCTGGGTGGGCAAGGTATAGACAACAGTACAATACAGCCCCACATGAGGGAAATAGCAAAAACTTAAggaaaaaccaagaaaataaaatgagcctACCTCAACACCTCCAGAGTTTAAATCAGCATCCTTTATATAAAGGTCCTCCATACTCTGGTCCTCCATACTCCTCACTGTGTAAATATTTACCTAATTGAGGTCAGGCTGTAGCTATAGTTTTAGTTActgggtttttattttaaaatttcccatgccttcaaaattatttaaaataatacctttttctttctttgaggagTACTGGGCAGTCCCTCTTGTTGAGCATGGTTTTGATATTTTACATTATACAATGAACATcttatgcatatgtattttttcttatgtttctGGTAATTCCTGTAGGGCAGATTCTTAGCAGTTGCTATTTGTTCTGTTTTCCCCCCACTAGTCTTTAATGCACTATTTTTGTAGGTATATAAgttctatgaatttttaaattgatgtgtAGTTGATGTACCATATAAGTTCTAGGTATacaatattgttgtttagtcgttaagttgtaTCAGACTCGGACTctttttcgactccatggactctagcccaccaggctcctctgtccatgggatttcccagggggaGAATATgggggagggttgccatttccttctcccaggggatcttcccaacccaggaatggaacccgagtctcctgcattgataggcggattctttaccacccagccacaagggaaggtcctagatagtgattcataatttttaaagataatactcTATTTGCTgttcttataaaatattggctatattccctgtgttatacaatatatccttgtagcttatttatgtaatagtttgtacctcttaatctcctacaCCTGAATTGCCCCTACCTCCTTGTTCTACAAAATTGTATCACATGTGTAGACACATGTAGATACGTAGATACCAGTAACTCTCAACACAAAGAACCTCTCTTGTGTTACCTCTCAAAGGTCACATCTTTCTCTCAACCATAACACTTGGCAACCGCTGTTTTGTTCTCCATCAATAATATTTTCACTCTGAAGAGTataaaaatagaatcatatagtGTGTAgttttctttcactcagcacagTGCCCTGTAGATTCATCTCAGTCACTGTCAGCATCAacagttccttttttttaaactggtgaaTGGTGCCCCATTGTATGAATGGTCCCTAGTTTGCTTTCTGTTTGCCCATTGAAGGTTATTTGGCTTGTTTCCTGTTTTTTATTCCccccaactttattgaggtataattgcacaatagccttttaaaaaacactgtgTAAGTTGAAGGCATACAGTGTGGTAATTGGTTGTCCTTTAAAAGACTATTTTCATTAGTAATTATTATTTGTTAGGCTTTCTAAAAACAGATCTTAGGTTTCTTTTTATTGGCCATGCCCTGGGGCGAataggatcaaacctgcacctcctgcattgggagcatggagtcttgaccactggatcaccagggaagtcccttaggtttctttttaaataagaattaagTTAGGAAATTATGCAAAAtggtgggaggtgggttcaggatggggaacacatgtaaatccacggctgattcatgtcaatgtat
This genomic stretch from Dama dama isolate Ldn47 chromosome 7, ASM3311817v1, whole genome shotgun sequence harbors:
- the GUCA1A gene encoding guanylyl cyclase-activating protein 1; the protein is MGNIMDGKSVEELSSTECHQWYKKFMTECPSGQLTLYEFRQFFGLKNLSPWASQYVEQMFETFDFNKDGYIDFMEYVAALSLVLKGKVEQKLRWYFKLYDVDGNGCIDRDELLTIIRAIRAINPCSDSTMTAEEFTDTVFSKIDVNGDGELSLEEFMEGVQKDQMLLDTLTRSLDLTRIVRRLQNGEQDEEGASGRETEAAEADG
- the GUCA1B gene encoding guanylyl cyclase-activating protein 2, with the translated sequence MSIQLESCCFPLDQVEGQPQLTSSSVLWARSCTCIFPGYQSLLCLQGGRDRAPCRPGARMGQQFSWEEAEENGAVDVASLQEWYKKFLEECPSGTLFMHEFKRFFKVTDNEEATQYVEGMFRAFDKNGDNTIDFLEYVAALNLVLRGTLEHKLKWTFKIYDKDRNGCIDRQELLDIVESIYKLKKACSMEMEAEQQGKLLTPEEVVDRIFLLVDENGDGQLSLNEFVEGARRDKWVMKMLQMDLNPSSWISQQRRKSAMF